The following are encoded in a window of Brevibacillus sp. DP1.3A genomic DNA:
- a CDS encoding manganese efflux pump MntP family protein has translation MDQVLFQWGQFLTLLIIAFALSMDAFSLGIGVGMVGIRLREIIKVSITIGLFHIMMPIIGIVVGAYLSDLVGDIAVFIGGGVLMIIGLHMLWNGFVQGDQKSVLKTKGFGLMLFALSVSLDAFTVGFSFGLIEVNRILAISLFGIMGATMSYFGLLLGRSVGGWLGDYSELVGGLILFGFGLKFMI, from the coding sequence TTGGACCAGGTGTTATTCCAATGGGGGCAATTTTTGACGTTGCTCATTATTGCTTTCGCCTTAAGTATGGATGCCTTTTCGTTGGGAATTGGCGTAGGAATGGTCGGGATTCGGTTACGAGAGATTATCAAAGTAAGTATCACCATCGGACTGTTTCATATTATGATGCCGATCATCGGGATTGTCGTTGGAGCGTACTTGTCCGATTTGGTTGGAGATATAGCCGTATTTATTGGCGGCGGTGTCCTGATGATCATCGGCTTGCATATGCTATGGAATGGCTTCGTTCAAGGGGATCAAAAAAGTGTATTGAAGACAAAAGGTTTCGGACTGATGCTCTTTGCTTTAAGTGTCAGCCTGGATGCTTTCACCGTCGGTTTCTCGTTCGGCTTGATCGAGGTCAATAGAATTTTGGCCATCTCCCTTTTTGGAATAATGGGTGCCACCATGTCCTACTTCGGTTTATTGTTAGGCAGGAGTGTGGGAGGGTGGCTTGGGGATTATAGCGAATTAGTAGGTGGACTTATTTTGTTTGGTTTTGGGTTAAAATTTATGATATAA
- a CDS encoding low molecular weight protein arginine phosphatase, whose protein sequence is MKRILFVCTGNTCRSPMAEAMFRSKTDGQGLEIRSAGVAAFAGQDASLHAKQVLEERGIAHDHKSSKVDEGLIEWSDVILTMTHGHKRAILTYFPSAAEKVHTLQEFVGVEGFSDIADPYGGSLMDYRRCAEEIEESLERLSMMLKDPGLRKSADE, encoded by the coding sequence GTGAAACGGATACTTTTCGTCTGTACAGGAAATACGTGCCGAAGCCCAATGGCAGAAGCGATGTTCCGTTCGAAGACAGACGGGCAGGGACTTGAGATACGCTCAGCTGGCGTGGCGGCATTTGCCGGTCAGGATGCCTCCTTGCACGCCAAACAAGTATTAGAAGAACGAGGAATTGCCCACGACCATAAATCCAGCAAGGTAGACGAAGGGTTGATTGAATGGTCTGATGTCATTTTGACGATGACGCACGGTCACAAGCGCGCGATCTTGACGTATTTCCCCTCAGCGGCTGAAAAGGTGCATACCCTGCAGGAGTTCGTAGGGGTAGAAGGTTTTAGTGATATTGCTGATCCGTATGGGGGATCACTGATGGATTATCGCAGGTGTGCCGAAGAAATCGAAGAGTCACTGGAGAGGCTCTCCATGATGCTCAAGGACCCAGGTCTTCGTAAATCAGCGGATGAATAG
- the rpiB gene encoding ribose 5-phosphate isomerase B gives MKVALAADHGGYKLKEEIKTLLASMNIQTEDFGCTCEESVDYPDYALPVAEKVAAGEFDRGILVCGTGIGMSIAANKVPGIRCALVHDTFSARATREHNNTNVLAMGERVIGPGLALDIVKIWLETEFQGGRHERRVEKISQIEAKHAGVK, from the coding sequence ATGAAAGTAGCACTTGCTGCTGATCACGGTGGATACAAGCTAAAAGAGGAGATCAAGACTCTGCTGGCCTCCATGAACATCCAGACGGAAGACTTCGGCTGCACCTGCGAGGAATCGGTTGATTATCCCGATTATGCTTTGCCAGTAGCGGAAAAGGTGGCAGCTGGGGAGTTTGATCGAGGCATTCTCGTTTGCGGAACAGGTATCGGTATGTCGATCGCAGCCAACAAGGTTCCAGGCATCCGTTGTGCACTTGTGCATGATACGTTTTCTGCACGCGCTACCCGTGAGCATAACAACACCAATGTGTTGGCGATGGGTGAGCGGGTCATTGGACCGGGTCTTGCGCTTGATATCGTGAAAATTTGGTTGGAAACAGAGTTTCAAGGTGGTCGTCACGAGCGCCGTGTGGAAAAGATTTCCCAAATTGAAGCGAAGCATGCGGGAGTGAAGTAA
- a CDS encoding TIGR01440 family protein: MDLSAIEKQISDIVEEVADMAELKAGQLMVIGCSTSEVLGEHIGKAGSQDVAKALYRGIQSVVEKRGLAVAFQCCEHLNRALVVEHDVALRYGLEEVSVVPVPTAGGSMAAHAFTQFTDAVVVEHIRAQAGIDIGHTLIGMHLKHVAVPVRPTQRLVGQAHVTAARTRAKLIGGPRAVYEKTPPNESCT; the protein is encoded by the coding sequence GTGGATTTATCCGCTATCGAAAAACAAATCAGTGACATTGTCGAAGAAGTAGCCGATATGGCAGAGCTGAAAGCTGGACAACTCATGGTGATTGGGTGTAGTACCAGCGAGGTGCTCGGGGAGCATATCGGTAAAGCTGGCAGCCAAGATGTAGCGAAAGCTCTGTATCGTGGGATTCAATCTGTTGTAGAGAAGCGCGGCCTTGCTGTTGCCTTTCAATGTTGTGAACATTTGAACAGGGCTCTGGTCGTCGAGCATGATGTTGCATTACGATACGGACTGGAAGAAGTCTCGGTTGTTCCCGTTCCGACTGCTGGTGGCTCTATGGCTGCGCATGCATTTACTCAGTTCACGGATGCAGTCGTTGTGGAGCATATTCGCGCGCAAGCAGGCATTGATATCGGCCATACGCTAATCGGCATGCATCTGAAGCATGTGGCAGTACCGGTGCGTCCGACACAGCGTCTCGTTGGACAAGCCCATGTTACGGCAGCGCGTACGCGCGCCAAGCTGATTGGCGGACCGCGTGCCGTGTATGAGAAGACACCACCGAATGAAAGCTGCACGTAA
- the glyA gene encoding serine hydroxymethyltransferase yields the protein MLDFLRNQDPQVMEAIQLELGRQRDKIELIASENFVSRAVMEAMGTVLTNKYAEGYPGRRYYGGCEYVDIVENIARDRVKEIFGAEHANVQPHSGAQANMAVYFTILQPGDTVLGMNLSHGGHLTHGSAVNFSGTLYNFVDYGVDEDTHLINYEVVRAKALEHKPKLIVCGASAYPRTIDFAKFREIADEVGAYFMVDMAHIAGLVAAGLHPNPVPHAHFVTSTTHKTLRGPRGGLILCKEEFAKGIDKSVFPGVQGGPLMHVIAAKAVAFGENLQPEFKDYAARIIKNARAFAESLTAEGLTLVSGGTDNHLVLIDVSKIGLTGKVAEHLLDEVSITTNKNTIPYDTQSPFVTSGVRMGTPAVTSRGFDEEAMKEVAAIIALTLKNPEDAAKHEEARQRVAALCQRFPMYEGLNI from the coding sequence ATGCTAGATTTTTTGCGTAATCAAGACCCACAGGTGATGGAAGCCATTCAACTGGAGCTCGGAAGACAACGCGACAAGATTGAGCTGATTGCTTCTGAAAACTTCGTAAGCCGCGCAGTTATGGAAGCAATGGGAACCGTTTTGACGAACAAATACGCAGAAGGATATCCAGGCCGCCGCTATTACGGTGGTTGCGAGTATGTGGATATCGTGGAAAACATCGCGCGCGACCGCGTAAAAGAAATTTTTGGCGCAGAGCATGCAAACGTACAACCACACTCCGGTGCTCAGGCGAACATGGCTGTATACTTCACAATTCTTCAGCCAGGCGACACTGTACTGGGAATGAATCTGTCCCACGGTGGTCACTTGACGCATGGTAGTGCAGTAAACTTCTCCGGTACTCTGTACAATTTCGTTGATTATGGTGTAGACGAAGATACTCACCTGATTAACTATGAAGTTGTTCGTGCAAAAGCATTGGAGCACAAGCCAAAACTGATCGTTTGTGGTGCGAGTGCGTATCCGCGTACGATTGATTTTGCTAAGTTCCGTGAGATCGCGGATGAAGTGGGCGCGTACTTCATGGTGGACATGGCGCACATCGCTGGTCTGGTTGCGGCAGGTCTGCATCCAAACCCAGTACCACACGCGCATTTCGTTACTTCTACGACGCACAAGACTCTGCGTGGACCACGTGGTGGTTTGATTTTGTGCAAGGAAGAGTTCGCGAAAGGCATCGACAAATCCGTGTTCCCAGGCGTTCAAGGTGGTCCGTTGATGCACGTGATCGCAGCAAAAGCGGTTGCTTTCGGCGAAAACCTGCAACCAGAGTTCAAGGATTACGCAGCTCGCATCATCAAGAATGCGCGTGCATTTGCGGAAAGCTTGACTGCTGAAGGTCTGACGCTTGTTTCCGGCGGAACGGATAACCACCTCGTATTGATTGATGTGAGCAAAATCGGCCTGACAGGTAAAGTGGCTGAGCATCTGTTGGACGAAGTAAGCATTACCACGAACAAAAATACCATTCCTTACGATACACAAAGTCCGTTTGTTACAAGCGGTGTGCGCATGGGTACGCCAGCAGTAACAAGCCGCGGTTTTGATGAGGAAGCGATGAAGGAAGTAGCGGCGATTATCGCTCTGACATTGAAAAATCCAGAGGATGCTGCGAAGCACGAAGAAGCACGTCAACGTGTGGCAGCTTTGTGCCAACGTTTCCCTATGTACGAAGGCTTGAATATCTAA
- the upp gene encoding uracil phosphoribosyltransferase, with protein sequence MSRVYVFDHPLIQHKVTYIRDKNTGTKEFRELVDEVTTLMGYEITRDMPLEQTTIETPVATCQSNVIAGKKVGLVPILRAGLGMVDGLMRLIPAAKVGHVGLYRDPETLQPVEYYVKLPSDVAERELIVTDPMLATGGSAVAALTALKKRGAKNLKLMCLIAAPEGIKLVQDEHPDVDIYVAAVDEYLNDHGYIVPGLGDAGDRLYGTK encoded by the coding sequence ATGAGCCGTGTATATGTGTTTGACCATCCGCTGATTCAGCATAAAGTTACGTATATTCGTGACAAGAATACAGGGACCAAGGAATTTCGCGAACTGGTAGATGAAGTGACTACTCTGATGGGCTATGAAATTACCCGTGATATGCCTTTGGAGCAGACCACCATCGAAACACCAGTGGCTACCTGTCAGTCGAATGTAATTGCTGGTAAAAAAGTAGGGTTGGTACCGATTCTGCGTGCTGGTCTTGGTATGGTTGATGGCCTGATGAGGCTGATTCCTGCTGCCAAAGTAGGACACGTAGGTCTTTACCGTGATCCGGAAACCCTGCAGCCTGTTGAGTATTATGTGAAGCTGCCATCCGATGTTGCTGAGCGTGAGTTGATCGTAACTGACCCAATGCTGGCGACTGGTGGTTCTGCTGTTGCCGCTCTTACTGCTTTGAAAAAACGTGGAGCAAAAAACTTGAAACTGATGTGCCTCATCGCTGCTCCAGAAGGTATTAAGCTGGTTCAGGACGAGCATCCTGATGTAGATATTTACGTAGCGGCTGTTGATGAATATTTAAACGACCATGGATACATCGTGCCAGGCTTGGGCGATGCGGGTGACCGCTTGTACGGCACGAAGTAG